In a single window of the Aridibaculum aurantiacum genome:
- a CDS encoding bifunctional 3,4-dihydroxy-2-butanone-4-phosphate synthase/GTP cyclohydrolase II, with translation MLDTIESAIEAVRQGKMVIVVDDEDRENEGDFITAARNVTPEVINFMSKEGRGLICASLVEDRCDELGLELMVNSNTSLHATPFTVSVDLLGHGCTTGISAHDRAKTVQALIDPATKPSDLGKPGHIFPLRAKKGGVLRRTGHTEATIDLARLAGFEPAGVLVEIMNEDGTMARLPQLMEIAKKFDLKIISIKDLIEYRLKMDSLIEELVRVEMPTKWGNFKLVAFKEKLTGREHLALMKGEWEKDEPVLTRVHSSCFTGDILGSFRCDCGEQLHKAMTMVEEEGKGVILYMNQEGRGIGLINKLKAYKLQEEGMDTVEANLHLGFGMDERDYGIGAQILRHLGITHLKLMSNNPKKRAGLKGYGLEIVDIIPIQIKPNQHNEKYLQTKRDKLGHEIFNDPL, from the coding sequence ATGCTCGATACTATAGAGAGTGCCATTGAAGCAGTTAGGCAAGGAAAGATGGTGATAGTGGTGGATGATGAAGACCGTGAGAATGAAGGTGACTTTATAACAGCAGCACGCAACGTTACCCCCGAAGTGATCAATTTTATGAGTAAAGAAGGGCGTGGCCTTATTTGCGCCTCGCTGGTTGAGGACCGCTGCGACGAACTAGGGCTTGAGCTCATGGTGAACAGCAATACCTCTTTACATGCTACTCCTTTCACTGTTTCTGTTGATCTTCTGGGTCATGGCTGTACAACAGGCATTTCTGCTCATGATCGTGCAAAAACAGTTCAGGCATTGATAGATCCGGCTACAAAACCTTCGGACCTGGGAAAGCCGGGACATATTTTTCCTTTACGAGCAAAAAAGGGTGGAGTTCTTCGTCGTACCGGCCATACCGAGGCGACTATTGACCTTGCCCGCCTTGCCGGATTTGAACCTGCAGGGGTGCTGGTGGAGATCATGAACGAGGACGGCACCATGGCGCGGCTTCCCCAGCTAATGGAAATCGCCAAAAAGTTTGACCTGAAAATAATATCCATAAAAGACCTGATAGAGTACCGTCTGAAGATGGACTCGCTGATAGAAGAGTTGGTGCGGGTGGAAATGCCAACTAAATGGGGCAACTTTAAGCTGGTGGCTTTTAAAGAAAAGCTTACCGGCCGCGAACACCTGGCGCTAATGAAGGGAGAGTGGGAAAAAGATGAACCTGTACTTACCCGTGTACATAGCAGCTGTTTTACCGGCGATATTCTTGGAAGCTTTAGATGCGACTGCGGCGAACAATTGCACAAGGCTATGACCATGGTAGAGGAAGAAGGCAAAGGTGTAATATTATATATGAACCAGGAAGGCCGCGGCATAGGACTGATAAACAAGCTGAAGGCTTACAAACTGCAGGAAGAAGGCATGGACACCGTAGAGGCTAACCTGCACCTGGGTTTTGGAATGGATGAAAGAGACTATGGCATCGGGGCACAGATACTGCGCCACCTGGGAATTACTCACCTAAAGCTGATGAGCAACAATCCGAAAAAACGTGCAGGCCTGAAAGGTTATGGATTAGAGATCGTTGATATTATACCAATCCAGATAAAGCCAAACCAGCACAACGAGAAATATTTACAGACAAAGCGGGATAAGCTGGGACACGAGATTTTTAATGATCCGCTGTAG
- a CDS encoding TonB-dependent receptor, with amino-acid sequence MQLKKLFKLFIVLLLPFGLAAQVTTSNITGTVVNAAGDGLEGATVTATHQPSGTVYNTVTKKGGTFSLLNLRVGGPYQLTINYVGMRTETISDFSLSLGEPFIVKSTLTPESQVLTGVSVTTTRRTVVDRSAASTNVSNRQITALPTISRSLTDFTRLTPQANGNNIGGRDARYNNVTVDGANLNNNFGLSTDPLPGGGNQPISLDAIDQVTVSIAPYDVRQANFTGANIAAVTKSGTNTFRGSAYTYYRDQSFIGRNVAGFQLPEQATSTAKIFGGTLGGPIIKNKLFFFVNGEYENRISPPGTSWTPRGGSGRGNISNTPVDSLIKFSRHLRETYGYETGAYDNFPNFTSFNHKFLGKIDWNIVRGHKLTAKYNELVSENDVQLNATSVPNGATGGTNVWTSTARNGQNAMSFANSNYRFKDAVRSGALELNSTFGGRFSNQLLATFTKIRTTRVPNSTLFPFIDIIGDGTRTGAAATYAGGARNNYMSAGMEPYSNNNDVKNDIFNITDNFTYQLNRHSITVGGTYEQQYVGNMFMAASQSYYTYGSLQEFISGANPIAYALTYSRVPGKEAVYSAEMKIGQLGLYAQDEFTINSRLKVNYGVRIDRPTYLDQPLENPSITALAFPNKDGNGTRNYSTGMWPKSSWYWSPRASFRWDVSPEVERVTVRGGTGIFTGRIPFVYLTNMPTNSGMYQVQALANASQLSQITFDPNPTRWQSLFTAPAPTPNSAGFVLIDPEYKFPQVWRSNLGFDKKLGQTWTLSVDALYTKDLNATVMRNANQRTPTGVVNLGGGNTRPSFTNTSTATRRVHNSYANAIVLENAKGGGAFQFTTQINKSFARGFFGSLAYTFTDASDLTANPGSQASSTWQNNPTSGTQNDLQLAPSAFAVPHRIVGSLSYRKEYFKKLGTTVSLFYDGAAQGRFSYVYGAAAGTAPAGFSNTADINYDGNSQDLIYVPRNASEITFIPQTITITPASGGNPAVTRTYTAQEQSDAFFAFVEQDKYLRNRKGQVAERNGVVQPFYHRVDFKFLQDIFTDIGTRRHTLQFSVDCTNFLNLLNPNWGVRNFFVVNNPLRATKNPTTGEVRYQMATYTPSGSTTPQLVDRTYINNNNTASTWALMVGLRYIF; translated from the coding sequence ATGCAATTGAAAAAACTATTCAAGCTGTTTATTGTGCTGCTTTTGCCGTTCGGTTTGGCTGCCCAGGTAACTACCAGTAATATTACTGGAACTGTGGTTAACGCTGCCGGCGACGGATTAGAAGGAGCTACTGTAACTGCTACACACCAGCCTTCTGGAACTGTGTACAACACTGTAACCAAGAAAGGCGGTACTTTCTCGCTACTAAACCTACGGGTAGGTGGTCCATACCAACTGACCATTAACTATGTAGGTATGCGTACTGAAACCATTTCAGATTTTAGCCTGTCGCTGGGCGAACCGTTCATTGTAAAATCTACACTTACTCCTGAATCTCAAGTCCTTACAGGCGTATCGGTAACTACTACACGCAGAACTGTAGTAGACCGAAGTGCAGCTTCTACCAACGTTTCTAACAGGCAGATCACTGCACTTCCTACCATATCTAGAAGTTTAACTGACTTTACCCGTTTAACCCCACAGGCTAACGGTAATAATATAGGTGGTAGAGATGCACGTTATAACAACGTAACTGTAGACGGAGCGAACCTGAACAACAACTTTGGACTGAGCACTGATCCACTTCCTGGTGGTGGTAACCAACCAATTTCTCTGGACGCTATCGACCAGGTAACTGTAAGTATTGCTCCTTACGATGTAAGACAAGCAAACTTCACAGGTGCTAACATTGCTGCTGTTACTAAAAGCGGTACTAACACTTTCAGAGGTTCGGCTTACACCTACTACCGCGACCAAAGCTTCATCGGAAGAAACGTTGCTGGTTTCCAATTACCAGAACAAGCTACTTCTACAGCTAAGATCTTTGGTGGTACTCTAGGGGGGCCAATCATCAAGAACAAATTGTTCTTCTTCGTAAACGGAGAATACGAGAACAGGATTTCTCCTCCGGGAACCAGCTGGACTCCAAGAGGTGGTTCTGGAAGAGGTAATATTTCTAACACTCCTGTAGACTCTTTAATAAAGTTTTCAAGGCATTTGAGAGAGACTTATGGTTATGAAACAGGTGCGTATGACAATTTTCCAAATTTCACCAGCTTCAACCACAAGTTCCTTGGTAAGATCGACTGGAACATTGTAAGGGGTCATAAACTTACTGCAAAGTATAACGAACTGGTAAGTGAGAATGATGTTCAACTGAATGCTACCAGTGTACCAAATGGTGCTACTGGCGGTACAAACGTTTGGACATCTACTGCACGTAATGGCCAAAATGCAATGTCTTTTGCTAATTCTAACTACCGTTTCAAAGATGCTGTTAGATCAGGCGCTTTAGAATTGAACAGTACGTTTGGTGGCAGGTTCTCAAACCAGTTGCTGGCTACTTTTACTAAAATCAGAACTACACGTGTACCTAACAGTACCTTGTTCCCATTCATCGACATCATTGGTGATGGAACCAGAACTGGTGCAGCTGCTACTTATGCAGGTGGTGCTCGTAACAACTATATGAGTGCAGGTATGGAGCCTTACTCAAACAACAACGATGTTAAGAACGACATCTTCAACATTACTGACAACTTTACTTACCAGTTAAACAGGCACTCAATAACTGTTGGTGGTACTTATGAGCAGCAGTATGTAGGAAATATGTTCATGGCAGCTTCTCAGAGCTATTATACCTATGGATCACTGCAGGAGTTCATTAGCGGAGCAAATCCAATTGCTTATGCACTTACTTACAGCAGGGTTCCTGGAAAAGAGGCTGTTTATTCAGCTGAAATGAAAATTGGTCAGCTTGGATTGTATGCACAGGACGAGTTCACCATCAACTCCCGTTTGAAAGTGAACTATGGTGTGCGTATAGACAGGCCAACTTACCTTGATCAACCTTTGGAAAATCCTTCTATCACTGCACTTGCTTTCCCTAATAAAGATGGTAACGGCACAAGGAACTACTCTACAGGAATGTGGCCTAAGTCAAGCTGGTACTGGTCTCCAAGAGCTAGCTTCCGTTGGGATGTATCTCCAGAAGTAGAAAGAGTAACTGTAAGAGGTGGTACAGGTATCTTCACCGGAAGAATTCCATTTGTATACCTGACCAATATGCCAACTAACAGTGGTATGTACCAGGTACAAGCGTTGGCTAACGCATCTCAACTTTCACAGATCACTTTCGATCCAAACCCAACAAGATGGCAGAGCCTGTTTACAGCACCAGCTCCAACACCTAACTCTGCTGGTTTTGTATTGATCGATCCTGAATATAAATTCCCTCAGGTTTGGAGATCAAACCTTGGTTTTGACAAGAAGTTAGGTCAAACATGGACATTGTCTGTAGACGCGTTGTACACCAAAGACCTGAACGCAACGGTAATGCGTAATGCTAACCAAAGAACACCAACTGGTGTGGTTAACTTAGGTGGTGGAAATACAAGACCAAGTTTCACCAACACTTCTACTGCAACACGTCGTGTACACAATAGTTATGCTAATGCAATTGTATTAGAAAACGCTAAAGGCGGTGGAGCATTCCAGTTTACTACTCAGATCAACAAAAGTTTCGCAAGAGGATTTTTTGGTTCACTTGCTTATACTTTCACAGATGCATCTGACCTGACAGCTAATCCAGGTTCTCAGGCAAGTTCTACCTGGCAGAATAACCCAACCAGTGGTACACAAAACGATCTGCAACTGGCGCCTTCTGCTTTTGCCGTTCCACATCGTATAGTAGGTTCACTATCTTATAGAAAAGAATACTTTAAGAAGTTGGGAACTACTGTATCATTATTTTATGATGGTGCTGCGCAAGGAAGATTTAGCTATGTATATGGTGCTGCAGCAGGTACTGCTCCTGCAGGCTTTAGCAATACAGCCGACATCAACTACGATGGTAATAGCCAAGACCTGATCTACGTTCCTCGCAACGCGTCTGAGATCACTTTCATTCCTCAAACTATCACTATCACTCCTGCATCTGGTGGTAACCCTGCAGTAACAAGAACATATACTGCACAGGAGCAGAGCGATGCATTCTTTGCTTTTGTAGAGCAAGACAAATACCTGAGAAACAGGAAAGGACAAGTAGCTGAAAGAAATGGAGTGGTTCAGCCGTTCTACCACAGGGTTGACTTCAAATTCCTGCAAGACATCTTCACTGATATTGGTACAAGAAGACACACGCTACAGTTCAGTGTTGACTGTACTAACTTCCTGAACCTGTTGAACCCTAATTGGGGTGTAAGAAACTTCTTTGTAGTGAACAACCCATTGAGAGCTACTAAGAACCCAACTACAGGAGAAGTTAGATATCAAATGGCTACTTATACGCCAAGTGGTAGCACAACTCCACAATTAGTTGACAGAACTTATATCAACAACAACAACACAGCGAGCACCTGGGCGCTGATGGTTGGTCTGCGTTATATATTCTAG